One genomic window of Triplophysa rosa linkage group LG11, Trosa_1v2, whole genome shotgun sequence includes the following:
- the LOC130561977 gene encoding caskin-2 isoform X1: protein MGKEQDLLHAVKHGDLATTQKLLAKVKASKSKLLGSTKRLNINYQDPDGFSALHHAALTGTTELLSLLLEAQAVVDIKDSNGMRPLHYAAWQGKADSVLMLLRAGAAVNGASHDGQIPLHLAAQYGHYEVSEMLLQHQSNPCVLNKGKKTPLDLACEFGRVKVAQLLLNSNMVASLLEGDQKDASDSNCNTPLHLAARNGHKDIIRLLLKAGIDINRSTKAGTALHEAALYGKTEVVRLLLDAGIDVTVRNTYNQTALDIVNQFTACHASKDIKQLLREATGVLQVRALKDFWNLHDPTALTIRAGDVITVIEQHVDGRWKGHIHDTLRGTDRVGYFPPSIVEVISRRSGGTLLRHASLPSQRQQLSRCALGPSLSVSGGGAPQTDDSYTLYTPNPHLVLPHTNGLSTNTGGSPRSLSQHITPSMDDVWVLRNARAAGDRNSVGSTGSVGSTRSAGSGQSTESNSAPNGPHQHNTPPDTSKITTTAPSVVDVPQPDHNKHVDTAAGVPRRPVPATQRPGEQGFSQQFVRPQQLLEGKDAEAIYQWLSEFQLEQYTANFLNAGYDVPTISRMTPEDLTAIGVTKPGHRKKISLEIGNLSIPEWLPEYIPQDLGEWLSAIGMPQYHKKLTENGYDSINIVRDLTWEDLQEIGITQLGHQKKMMLAVKKLCDIHKALLQSELGQGTLRRKTPAALDLLTIEPPPESGDLPSPHTPKMLTFQDSELSTELQSAMATHYGGCQDGLAIKNAVSMSVSDESIDARSRGSGRSQETPNTPSSSSSAATPYSRSRESLTGTDSSPAKERNIPEGRDQVPRPQQLLLGVSTGFKYPAVPAKPKLGSAPSLQSSPAQKALNYPRVHWNSATLDRQVKNRTQSLTRYALSDGEPDDDDDDEAIHLASVAMPSYATLSRKAARGQLARLQSASEQSVSRSQSFAIRARRKGPPPPPPKRLSSVSSSNASGETVSDVPAPPIGRVENSSLKTIAAALEMVLPTSTPELSQENTTASSISSEGTRRRALSQSESNQALQPNRETDKATKLDSEGDNGNKDKGLESSSSPQNSSSDCIPFAEEGNLTIKQRPKIGGPLKTENSTQSPEKPKPKTPEVPEFNLKESDTVKRRQKPKEQPNSASVSSADSSLVSEQIQTQDTVKLRISETEMSLPCLGPSAKQLKAPPPLAPKPPSPLNPTRHTSVNPQPAATAVGSSVTLNVVQSVAFAAPQSPVPYPPPAESTGQCVRSVEASQGSTLVQQRLDKTSSTLEEALRAVERKLTLEHNTDGVSHVVKSAGNILDDIGNMFDDLADQLDAMLD from the exons GTTTTCAGCGCTGCATCATGCCGCTCTCACAGGCACCACGGAGTTGCTCTCGCTGCTGTTGGAGGCTCAAGCCGTCGTAGACATCAAGGACAGTAATG GTATGCGGCCGCTGCATTATGCAGCGTGGCAGGGCAAAGCCGACTCGGTGCTGATGCTGCTGCGAGCGGGGGCGGCCGTCAACGGGGCATCTCACGACGGCCAGATTCCATTGCACCTGGCCGCTCAATACGGACACTATGAGGTG TCGGAGATGTTGTTACAGCACCAGTCGAACCCATGTGTGCTGAATAAAGGGAAGAAGACTCCTCTGGATCTGGCCTGCGAGTTCGGCCGAGTGAAG GTGGCGCAGCTGTTGTTGAACAGTAATATGGTCGCATCCCTTTTGGAGGGGGATCAGAAAGACGCATCAGACTCGAACTGTAACACTCCTCTACACCTCGCTGCACGCAACGGACACAAAGACATCATCCG GCTTCTTCTGAAAGCAGGTATTGACATCAACAGAAGCACTAAAGCTGGCACAGCGCTCCATGAGGCCGCCCTCTATGGGAAGACGGAGGTAGTGCGGCTTCTCCTTGAT GCTGGTATAGATGTGACCGTCCGTAACACTTACAATCAAACAGCTCTGGACATTGTCAACCAGTTTACCGCATGCCACGCCAGCAAAGATATCAAACAGCTCTTACGAG AGGCTACAGGAGTTCTTCAGGTCCGAGCTCTGAAAGACTTCTGGAACCTTCACGACCCTACGGCCCTGACCATACGAGCTGGAGACGTCATAACG GTCATAGAACAGCACGTGGATGGACGCTGGAAGGGTCACATCCATGACACTCTGAGAGGAACAGATCGAGTCGGTTACTTCCCACCATCCATAGTGGAGGTCATCAGTCGACGCTCAG GGGGCACCCTGTTACGACACGCCTCTCTGCCCTCCCAAAGACAGCAGCTCTCCAGATGCGCTCTTGGCCCCAGCTTGAGTGTGAGCGGGGGCGGTGCGCCTCAAACCGACGACTCCTACACTCTATACACCCCTAACCCTCACCTGGTACTCCCCCACACCAATGGTCTGAGCACTAACACAG GTGGGTCTCCAAGAAGCCTCTCCCAGCACATAACCCCCAGCATGGATGACGTCTGGGTTTTGAGGAACGCCCGTGCTG CTGGAGACAGGAACAGCGTGGGCAGTACCGGCAGTGTGGGCAGcacccgcagtgcaggcagcggACAGAGCACAGAGAGCAACAGCGCCCCCAATGGACCACACCAACACAACACTCCTCCTGACACCAGCAAGATAACCACG ACGGCACCTTCTGTTGTGGATGTACCACAACCAGACCACAACAAACACGTGGACACAGCCGCAG gtGTTCCTCGCAGGCCTGTGCCGGCCACACAGAGGCCGGGTGAGCAGGGTTTCTCGCAACAGTTTGTGCGTCCTCAACAGCTGCTGGAGGGCAAG GATGCTGAGGCGATCTATCAGTGGCTGAGTGAGTTTCAGCTGGAGCAATACACTGCTAACTTCCTTAATGCTGGCTATGATGTGCCCACAATCAGCAGAATGACCCCAGAG GATCTCACAGCTATCGGGGTGACTAAACCAGGCCACCGTAAGAAGATTTCCCTGGAAATCGGAAACCTCAGCATTCCAGAATGGCTGCCAGAGTACATACCA CAGGATCTTGGGGAGTGGTTAAGTGCAATAGGTATGCCTCAGTATCATAAGAAACTCACAGAGAATGGCTATGACTCGATAAACATCGTCCGAGATCTCACGTGGGAGGACCTGCAGGAGATTGGCATCACCCAACTAG gCCATCAGAAGAAAATGATGCTGGCCGTAAAAAAGTTGTGTGATATACATAAAGCTCTTCTGCAGTCCGAGTTGGGGCAGGGCACACTGCGGCGCAAAACCCCCGCAGCCCTGGACCTGCTCACCATCGAGCCGCCACCTGAAAGCGGCGACCTCCCCTCGCCCCACACGCCCAAAATGCTCACTTTCCAAGACAGCGAGCTGAGCACTGAACTACAGAGCGCCATGGCCACCCACTACGGTGGTTGTCAGGATGGTCTGGCTATCAAGAACGCAGTAAGTATGTCCGTCAGCGATGAGAGCATTGACGCTCGCTCCCGAGGCTCCGGACGTTCCCAGGAGACCCCCAACActccctcctcctcttcttcggCTGCCACTCCTTACAGCCGCTCCCGTGAGAGCTTAACAGGCACGGACAGCAGTCCTGCTAAGGAGCGGAACATTCCAGAGGGCCGCGACCAGGTTCCGCGCCCTCAGCAGCTGCTGCTTGGCGTGTCCACGGGCTTTAAATACCCTGCGGTGCCTGCCAAACCCAAACTGGGCTCTGCTCCCTCTCTGCAGAGTTCCCCGGCTCAAAAAGCCCTCAATTATCCGCGTGTGCATTGGAACAGTGCCACGCTTGACCGTCAAGTCAAGAACCGCACACAGAGTCTGACTCGCTACGCTTTGTCGGACGGAGAAccggatgatgatgatgatgacgaggCGATTCATCTAGCTAGTGTCGCCATGCCTTCGTATGCCACGCTGAGCAGGAAGGCCGCTCGCGGCCAGCTGGCGCGACTTCAGTCTGCCTCTGAGCAGTCCGTCAGCCGGAGTCAGTCGTTCGCTATTAGGGCTCGCCGGAAAGGTCCTCCACCCCCGCCACCTAAACGACTCAGCTCTGTCAGCAGCAGCAATGCTAGTGGAGAAACTGTTTCGGACGTGCCAGCGCCACCTATTGGAAGAGTTGAGAATAGTAGCCTGAAGACCATCGCAGCTGCATTAGAAATGGTTTTACCTACCTCCACCCCAGAGCTCTCTCAAGAGAACACTACCGCTTCCTCCATCTCTTCCGAAGGGACCAGAAGACGAGCTCTTAGTCAGAGCGAGTCCAACCAAGCCCTCCAACCAAACAGAGAGACGGACAAAGCAACAAAGTTGGATTCAGAAGGAGACAACGGGAATAAGGATAAAGGCTTGGAGAGCTCATCCTCACCTCAGAACAGCTCCAGCGATTGTATCCCGTTTGCAGAGGAAGGAAACCTCACTATCAAGCAAAGACCTAAAATTGGCGGACCCCTGAAGACTGAGAACAGCACACAATCTCCCGAAAAACCCAAACCGAAAACTCCTGAAGTTCCAGAGTTTAACCTGAAAGAGTCAGACACGGTGAAGAGACGTCAGAAGCCAAAGGAGCAGCCCAACTCAGCATCCGTCAGCAGTGCAGACAGCTCGCTGGTCTCAGAGCAAATACAGACTCAGGACACAGTGAAACTCCGAATCAGTGAAACAGAAATGAGTCTGCCCTGTCTGGGGCCTTCAGCCAAACAACTGAAAGCACCTCCACCTCTTGCCCCCAAACCTCCCAGTCCCCTGAATCCAACCCGGCACACCTCAGTGAATCCTCAACCTGCCGCTACAG CAGTCGGCTCCAGCGTGACTCTGAATGTTGTGCAGAGCGTCGCATTTGCAGCGCCTCAGTCTCCCGTCCCGTATCCTCCACCAGCAGAGAGCACAGGTCAGTGTGTGAGATCTGTGGAGGCGTCTCAGGGCTCGACGCTGGTCCAGCAGAGACTGGACAAGACCAGCTCAACTCTGGAGGAAGCTCTGAGGGCCGTGGAGAGAAAACTCACTCTGGAGCACAACACTGACGG TGTTTCTCATGTTGTGAAGTCTGCAGGGAACATTCTGGATGACATTGGGAACATGTTTGATGATCTAGCCGATCAGTTGGACGCTATGCTGGATTAA
- the LOC130561977 gene encoding caskin-2 isoform X6 — MGKEQDLLHAVKHGDLATTQKLLAKVKASKSKLLGSTKRLNINYQDPDGFSALHHAALTGTTELLSLLLEAQAVVDIKDSNGMRPLHYAAWQGKADSVLMLLRAGAAVNGASHDGQIPLHLAAQYGHYEVSEMLLQHQSNPCVLNKGKKTPLDLACEFGRVKVAQLLLNSNMVASLLEGDQKDASDSNCNTPLHLAARNGHKDIIRLLLKAGIDINRSTKAGTALHEAALYGKTEVVRLLLDAGIDVTVRNTYNQTALDIVNQFTACHASKDIKQLLREATGVLQVRALKDFWNLHDPTALTIRAGDVITVIEQHVDGRWKGHIHDTLRGTDRVGYFPPSIVEVISRRSAGDRNSVGSTGSVGSTRSAGSGQSTESNSAPNGPHQHNTPPDTSKITTTAPSVVDVPQPDHNKHVDTAAGVPRRPVPATQRPGEQGFSQQFVRPQQLLEGKDAEAIYQWLSEFQLEQYTANFLNAGYDVPTISRMTPEDLTAIGVTKPGHRKKISLEIGNLSIPEWLPEYIPQDLGEWLSAIGMPQYHKKLTENGYDSINIVRDLTWEDLQEIGITQLGHQKKMMLAVKKLCDIHKALLQSELGQGTLRRKTPAALDLLTIEPPPESGDLPSPHTPKMLTFQDSELSTELQSAMATHYGGCQDGLAIKNAVSMSVSDESIDARSRGSGRSQETPNTPSSSSSAATPYSRSRESLTGTDSSPAKERNIPEGRDQVPRPQQLLLGVSTGFKYPAVPAKPKLGSAPSLQSSPAQKALNYPRVHWNSATLDRQVKNRTQSLTRYALSDGEPDDDDDDEAIHLASVAMPSYATLSRKAARGQLARLQSASEQSVSRSQSFAIRARRKGPPPPPPKRLSSVSSSNASGETVSDVPAPPIGRVENSSLKTIAAALEMVLPTSTPELSQENTTASSISSEGTRRRALSQSESNQALQPNRETDKATKLDSEGDNGNKDKGLESSSSPQNSSSDCIPFAEEGNLTIKQRPKIGGPLKTENSTQSPEKPKPKTPEVPEFNLKESDTVKRRQKPKEQPNSASVSSADSSLVSEQIQTQDTVKLRISETEMSLPCLGPSAKQLKAPPPLAPKPPSPLNPTRHTSVNPQPAATAVGSSVTLNVVQSVAFAAPQSPVPYPPPAESTGQCVRSVEASQGSTLVQQRLDKTSSTLEEALRAVERKLTLEHNTDGVSHVVKSAGNILDDIGNMFDDLADQLDAMLD, encoded by the exons GTTTTCAGCGCTGCATCATGCCGCTCTCACAGGCACCACGGAGTTGCTCTCGCTGCTGTTGGAGGCTCAAGCCGTCGTAGACATCAAGGACAGTAATG GTATGCGGCCGCTGCATTATGCAGCGTGGCAGGGCAAAGCCGACTCGGTGCTGATGCTGCTGCGAGCGGGGGCGGCCGTCAACGGGGCATCTCACGACGGCCAGATTCCATTGCACCTGGCCGCTCAATACGGACACTATGAGGTG TCGGAGATGTTGTTACAGCACCAGTCGAACCCATGTGTGCTGAATAAAGGGAAGAAGACTCCTCTGGATCTGGCCTGCGAGTTCGGCCGAGTGAAG GTGGCGCAGCTGTTGTTGAACAGTAATATGGTCGCATCCCTTTTGGAGGGGGATCAGAAAGACGCATCAGACTCGAACTGTAACACTCCTCTACACCTCGCTGCACGCAACGGACACAAAGACATCATCCG GCTTCTTCTGAAAGCAGGTATTGACATCAACAGAAGCACTAAAGCTGGCACAGCGCTCCATGAGGCCGCCCTCTATGGGAAGACGGAGGTAGTGCGGCTTCTCCTTGAT GCTGGTATAGATGTGACCGTCCGTAACACTTACAATCAAACAGCTCTGGACATTGTCAACCAGTTTACCGCATGCCACGCCAGCAAAGATATCAAACAGCTCTTACGAG AGGCTACAGGAGTTCTTCAGGTCCGAGCTCTGAAAGACTTCTGGAACCTTCACGACCCTACGGCCCTGACCATACGAGCTGGAGACGTCATAACG GTCATAGAACAGCACGTGGATGGACGCTGGAAGGGTCACATCCATGACACTCTGAGAGGAACAGATCGAGTCGGTTACTTCCCACCATCCATAGTGGAGGTCATCAGTCGACGCTCAG CTGGAGACAGGAACAGCGTGGGCAGTACCGGCAGTGTGGGCAGcacccgcagtgcaggcagcggACAGAGCACAGAGAGCAACAGCGCCCCCAATGGACCACACCAACACAACACTCCTCCTGACACCAGCAAGATAACCACG ACGGCACCTTCTGTTGTGGATGTACCACAACCAGACCACAACAAACACGTGGACACAGCCGCAG gtGTTCCTCGCAGGCCTGTGCCGGCCACACAGAGGCCGGGTGAGCAGGGTTTCTCGCAACAGTTTGTGCGTCCTCAACAGCTGCTGGAGGGCAAG GATGCTGAGGCGATCTATCAGTGGCTGAGTGAGTTTCAGCTGGAGCAATACACTGCTAACTTCCTTAATGCTGGCTATGATGTGCCCACAATCAGCAGAATGACCCCAGAG GATCTCACAGCTATCGGGGTGACTAAACCAGGCCACCGTAAGAAGATTTCCCTGGAAATCGGAAACCTCAGCATTCCAGAATGGCTGCCAGAGTACATACCA CAGGATCTTGGGGAGTGGTTAAGTGCAATAGGTATGCCTCAGTATCATAAGAAACTCACAGAGAATGGCTATGACTCGATAAACATCGTCCGAGATCTCACGTGGGAGGACCTGCAGGAGATTGGCATCACCCAACTAG gCCATCAGAAGAAAATGATGCTGGCCGTAAAAAAGTTGTGTGATATACATAAAGCTCTTCTGCAGTCCGAGTTGGGGCAGGGCACACTGCGGCGCAAAACCCCCGCAGCCCTGGACCTGCTCACCATCGAGCCGCCACCTGAAAGCGGCGACCTCCCCTCGCCCCACACGCCCAAAATGCTCACTTTCCAAGACAGCGAGCTGAGCACTGAACTACAGAGCGCCATGGCCACCCACTACGGTGGTTGTCAGGATGGTCTGGCTATCAAGAACGCAGTAAGTATGTCCGTCAGCGATGAGAGCATTGACGCTCGCTCCCGAGGCTCCGGACGTTCCCAGGAGACCCCCAACActccctcctcctcttcttcggCTGCCACTCCTTACAGCCGCTCCCGTGAGAGCTTAACAGGCACGGACAGCAGTCCTGCTAAGGAGCGGAACATTCCAGAGGGCCGCGACCAGGTTCCGCGCCCTCAGCAGCTGCTGCTTGGCGTGTCCACGGGCTTTAAATACCCTGCGGTGCCTGCCAAACCCAAACTGGGCTCTGCTCCCTCTCTGCAGAGTTCCCCGGCTCAAAAAGCCCTCAATTATCCGCGTGTGCATTGGAACAGTGCCACGCTTGACCGTCAAGTCAAGAACCGCACACAGAGTCTGACTCGCTACGCTTTGTCGGACGGAGAAccggatgatgatgatgatgacgaggCGATTCATCTAGCTAGTGTCGCCATGCCTTCGTATGCCACGCTGAGCAGGAAGGCCGCTCGCGGCCAGCTGGCGCGACTTCAGTCTGCCTCTGAGCAGTCCGTCAGCCGGAGTCAGTCGTTCGCTATTAGGGCTCGCCGGAAAGGTCCTCCACCCCCGCCACCTAAACGACTCAGCTCTGTCAGCAGCAGCAATGCTAGTGGAGAAACTGTTTCGGACGTGCCAGCGCCACCTATTGGAAGAGTTGAGAATAGTAGCCTGAAGACCATCGCAGCTGCATTAGAAATGGTTTTACCTACCTCCACCCCAGAGCTCTCTCAAGAGAACACTACCGCTTCCTCCATCTCTTCCGAAGGGACCAGAAGACGAGCTCTTAGTCAGAGCGAGTCCAACCAAGCCCTCCAACCAAACAGAGAGACGGACAAAGCAACAAAGTTGGATTCAGAAGGAGACAACGGGAATAAGGATAAAGGCTTGGAGAGCTCATCCTCACCTCAGAACAGCTCCAGCGATTGTATCCCGTTTGCAGAGGAAGGAAACCTCACTATCAAGCAAAGACCTAAAATTGGCGGACCCCTGAAGACTGAGAACAGCACACAATCTCCCGAAAAACCCAAACCGAAAACTCCTGAAGTTCCAGAGTTTAACCTGAAAGAGTCAGACACGGTGAAGAGACGTCAGAAGCCAAAGGAGCAGCCCAACTCAGCATCCGTCAGCAGTGCAGACAGCTCGCTGGTCTCAGAGCAAATACAGACTCAGGACACAGTGAAACTCCGAATCAGTGAAACAGAAATGAGTCTGCCCTGTCTGGGGCCTTCAGCCAAACAACTGAAAGCACCTCCACCTCTTGCCCCCAAACCTCCCAGTCCCCTGAATCCAACCCGGCACACCTCAGTGAATCCTCAACCTGCCGCTACAG CAGTCGGCTCCAGCGTGACTCTGAATGTTGTGCAGAGCGTCGCATTTGCAGCGCCTCAGTCTCCCGTCCCGTATCCTCCACCAGCAGAGAGCACAGGTCAGTGTGTGAGATCTGTGGAGGCGTCTCAGGGCTCGACGCTGGTCCAGCAGAGACTGGACAAGACCAGCTCAACTCTGGAGGAAGCTCTGAGGGCCGTGGAGAGAAAACTCACTCTGGAGCACAACACTGACGG TGTTTCTCATGTTGTGAAGTCTGCAGGGAACATTCTGGATGACATTGGGAACATGTTTGATGATCTAGCCGATCAGTTGGACGCTATGCTGGATTAA
- the LOC130561977 gene encoding caskin-2 isoform X4: MGKEQDLLHAVKHGDLATTQKLLAKVKASKSKLLGSTKRLNINYQDPDGFSALHHAALTGTTELLSLLLEAQAVVDIKDSNGMRPLHYAAWQGKADSVLMLLRAGAAVNGASHDGQIPLHLAAQYGHYEVSEMLLQHQSNPCVLNKGKKTPLDLACEFGRVKVAQLLLNSNMVASLLEGDQKDASDSNCNTPLHLAARNGHKDIIRLLLKAGIDINRSTKAGTALHEAALYGKTEVVRLLLDAGIDVTVRNTYNQTALDIVNQFTACHASKDIKQLLREATGVLQVRALKDFWNLHDPTALTIRAGDVITVIEQHVDGRWKGHIHDTLRGTDRVGYFPPSIVEVISRRSGGTLLRHASLPSQRQQLSRCALGPSLSVSGGGAPQTDDSYTLYTPNPHLVLPHTNGLSTNTAGDRNSVGSTGSVGSTRSAGSGQSTESNSAPNGPHQHNTPPDTSKITTTAPSVVDVPQPDHNKHVDTAAGVPRRPVPATQRPGEQGFSQQFVRPQQLLEGKDAEAIYQWLSEFQLEQYTANFLNAGYDVPTISRMTPEDLTAIGVTKPGHRKKISLEIGNLSIPEWLPEYIPQDLGEWLSAIGMPQYHKKLTENGYDSINIVRDLTWEDLQEIGITQLGHQKKMMLAVKKLCDIHKALLQSELGQGTLRRKTPAALDLLTIEPPPESGDLPSPHTPKMLTFQDSELSTELQSAMATHYGGCQDGLAIKNAVSMSVSDESIDARSRGSGRSQETPNTPSSSSSAATPYSRSRESLTGTDSSPAKERNIPEGRDQVPRPQQLLLGVSTGFKYPAVPAKPKLGSAPSLQSSPAQKALNYPRVHWNSATLDRQVKNRTQSLTRYALSDGEPDDDDDDEAIHLASVAMPSYATLSRKAARGQLARLQSASEQSVSRSQSFAIRARRKGPPPPPPKRLSSVSSSNASGETVSDVPAPPIGRVENSSLKTIAAALEMVLPTSTPELSQENTTASSISSEGTRRRALSQSESNQALQPNRETDKATKLDSEGDNGNKDKGLESSSSPQNSSSDCIPFAEEGNLTIKQRPKIGGPLKTENSTQSPEKPKPKTPEVPEFNLKESDTVKRRQKPKEQPNSASVSSADSSLVSEQIQTQDTVKLRISETEMSLPCLGPSAKQLKAPPPLAPKPPSPLNPTRHTSVNPQPAATAVGSSVTLNVVQSVAFAAPQSPVPYPPPAESTGQCVRSVEASQGSTLVQQRLDKTSSTLEEALRAVERKLTLEHNTDGVSHVVKSAGNILDDIGNMFDDLADQLDAMLD, encoded by the exons GTTTTCAGCGCTGCATCATGCCGCTCTCACAGGCACCACGGAGTTGCTCTCGCTGCTGTTGGAGGCTCAAGCCGTCGTAGACATCAAGGACAGTAATG GTATGCGGCCGCTGCATTATGCAGCGTGGCAGGGCAAAGCCGACTCGGTGCTGATGCTGCTGCGAGCGGGGGCGGCCGTCAACGGGGCATCTCACGACGGCCAGATTCCATTGCACCTGGCCGCTCAATACGGACACTATGAGGTG TCGGAGATGTTGTTACAGCACCAGTCGAACCCATGTGTGCTGAATAAAGGGAAGAAGACTCCTCTGGATCTGGCCTGCGAGTTCGGCCGAGTGAAG GTGGCGCAGCTGTTGTTGAACAGTAATATGGTCGCATCCCTTTTGGAGGGGGATCAGAAAGACGCATCAGACTCGAACTGTAACACTCCTCTACACCTCGCTGCACGCAACGGACACAAAGACATCATCCG GCTTCTTCTGAAAGCAGGTATTGACATCAACAGAAGCACTAAAGCTGGCACAGCGCTCCATGAGGCCGCCCTCTATGGGAAGACGGAGGTAGTGCGGCTTCTCCTTGAT GCTGGTATAGATGTGACCGTCCGTAACACTTACAATCAAACAGCTCTGGACATTGTCAACCAGTTTACCGCATGCCACGCCAGCAAAGATATCAAACAGCTCTTACGAG AGGCTACAGGAGTTCTTCAGGTCCGAGCTCTGAAAGACTTCTGGAACCTTCACGACCCTACGGCCCTGACCATACGAGCTGGAGACGTCATAACG GTCATAGAACAGCACGTGGATGGACGCTGGAAGGGTCACATCCATGACACTCTGAGAGGAACAGATCGAGTCGGTTACTTCCCACCATCCATAGTGGAGGTCATCAGTCGACGCTCAG GGGGCACCCTGTTACGACACGCCTCTCTGCCCTCCCAAAGACAGCAGCTCTCCAGATGCGCTCTTGGCCCCAGCTTGAGTGTGAGCGGGGGCGGTGCGCCTCAAACCGACGACTCCTACACTCTATACACCCCTAACCCTCACCTGGTACTCCCCCACACCAATGGTCTGAGCACTAACACAG CTGGAGACAGGAACAGCGTGGGCAGTACCGGCAGTGTGGGCAGcacccgcagtgcaggcagcggACAGAGCACAGAGAGCAACAGCGCCCCCAATGGACCACACCAACACAACACTCCTCCTGACACCAGCAAGATAACCACG ACGGCACCTTCTGTTGTGGATGTACCACAACCAGACCACAACAAACACGTGGACACAGCCGCAG gtGTTCCTCGCAGGCCTGTGCCGGCCACACAGAGGCCGGGTGAGCAGGGTTTCTCGCAACAGTTTGTGCGTCCTCAACAGCTGCTGGAGGGCAAG GATGCTGAGGCGATCTATCAGTGGCTGAGTGAGTTTCAGCTGGAGCAATACACTGCTAACTTCCTTAATGCTGGCTATGATGTGCCCACAATCAGCAGAATGACCCCAGAG GATCTCACAGCTATCGGGGTGACTAAACCAGGCCACCGTAAGAAGATTTCCCTGGAAATCGGAAACCTCAGCATTCCAGAATGGCTGCCAGAGTACATACCA CAGGATCTTGGGGAGTGGTTAAGTGCAATAGGTATGCCTCAGTATCATAAGAAACTCACAGAGAATGGCTATGACTCGATAAACATCGTCCGAGATCTCACGTGGGAGGACCTGCAGGAGATTGGCATCACCCAACTAG gCCATCAGAAGAAAATGATGCTGGCCGTAAAAAAGTTGTGTGATATACATAAAGCTCTTCTGCAGTCCGAGTTGGGGCAGGGCACACTGCGGCGCAAAACCCCCGCAGCCCTGGACCTGCTCACCATCGAGCCGCCACCTGAAAGCGGCGACCTCCCCTCGCCCCACACGCCCAAAATGCTCACTTTCCAAGACAGCGAGCTGAGCACTGAACTACAGAGCGCCATGGCCACCCACTACGGTGGTTGTCAGGATGGTCTGGCTATCAAGAACGCAGTAAGTATGTCCGTCAGCGATGAGAGCATTGACGCTCGCTCCCGAGGCTCCGGACGTTCCCAGGAGACCCCCAACActccctcctcctcttcttcggCTGCCACTCCTTACAGCCGCTCCCGTGAGAGCTTAACAGGCACGGACAGCAGTCCTGCTAAGGAGCGGAACATTCCAGAGGGCCGCGACCAGGTTCCGCGCCCTCAGCAGCTGCTGCTTGGCGTGTCCACGGGCTTTAAATACCCTGCGGTGCCTGCCAAACCCAAACTGGGCTCTGCTCCCTCTCTGCAGAGTTCCCCGGCTCAAAAAGCCCTCAATTATCCGCGTGTGCATTGGAACAGTGCCACGCTTGACCGTCAAGTCAAGAACCGCACACAGAGTCTGACTCGCTACGCTTTGTCGGACGGAGAAccggatgatgatgatgatgacgaggCGATTCATCTAGCTAGTGTCGCCATGCCTTCGTATGCCACGCTGAGCAGGAAGGCCGCTCGCGGCCAGCTGGCGCGACTTCAGTCTGCCTCTGAGCAGTCCGTCAGCCGGAGTCAGTCGTTCGCTATTAGGGCTCGCCGGAAAGGTCCTCCACCCCCGCCACCTAAACGACTCAGCTCTGTCAGCAGCAGCAATGCTAGTGGAGAAACTGTTTCGGACGTGCCAGCGCCACCTATTGGAAGAGTTGAGAATAGTAGCCTGAAGACCATCGCAGCTGCATTAGAAATGGTTTTACCTACCTCCACCCCAGAGCTCTCTCAAGAGAACACTACCGCTTCCTCCATCTCTTCCGAAGGGACCAGAAGACGAGCTCTTAGTCAGAGCGAGTCCAACCAAGCCCTCCAACCAAACAGAGAGACGGACAAAGCAACAAAGTTGGATTCAGAAGGAGACAACGGGAATAAGGATAAAGGCTTGGAGAGCTCATCCTCACCTCAGAACAGCTCCAGCGATTGTATCCCGTTTGCAGAGGAAGGAAACCTCACTATCAAGCAAAGACCTAAAATTGGCGGACCCCTGAAGACTGAGAACAGCACACAATCTCCCGAAAAACCCAAACCGAAAACTCCTGAAGTTCCAGAGTTTAACCTGAAAGAGTCAGACACGGTGAAGAGACGTCAGAAGCCAAAGGAGCAGCCCAACTCAGCATCCGTCAGCAGTGCAGACAGCTCGCTGGTCTCAGAGCAAATACAGACTCAGGACACAGTGAAACTCCGAATCAGTGAAACAGAAATGAGTCTGCCCTGTCTGGGGCCTTCAGCCAAACAACTGAAAGCACCTCCACCTCTTGCCCCCAAACCTCCCAGTCCCCTGAATCCAACCCGGCACACCTCAGTGAATCCTCAACCTGCCGCTACAG CAGTCGGCTCCAGCGTGACTCTGAATGTTGTGCAGAGCGTCGCATTTGCAGCGCCTCAGTCTCCCGTCCCGTATCCTCCACCAGCAGAGAGCACAGGTCAGTGTGTGAGATCTGTGGAGGCGTCTCAGGGCTCGACGCTGGTCCAGCAGAGACTGGACAAGACCAGCTCAACTCTGGAGGAAGCTCTGAGGGCCGTGGAGAGAAAACTCACTCTGGAGCACAACACTGACGG TGTTTCTCATGTTGTGAAGTCTGCAGGGAACATTCTGGATGACATTGGGAACATGTTTGATGATCTAGCCGATCAGTTGGACGCTATGCTGGATTAA